TGTGTTTAACTATCCATTtctgtataaataaatgtgtttaaataaatggATGTACATGTGAGAACGTCATATCTCCGATTCGCTCTTATAAGTCATGGGGTGGACTGGGATGGCAGTCTGCAGGATGTCAAACCCGATCTGATTGTCCATGTCTAATACACAGAGCATGTTGTTTCCGGAGGTCATTGTGGCCGAATCCTGGAACATTTTCCGGTCCTCGTCGTCCTCTCCGCAGCACAGCGCCACCTCGTTCTCGTAGCAGAAGGCACTGGGCGAGTGCGGTGGGAGAAGCGTCTGAGATGGCGTCACGGAGCGGGACGTCCCAGATGAACGGTGTCCGGTCAGTTCGCTCAACTCCTTAGCGCTGCAAGTGGGCGTTGAGCGAACCTCATAGGTCTTGTGGAAGTGTGTGTAGTCGACCTGGTAGCGGTCACGGTCCTCGAAGATGACCGGCTCGAAGCGGTGACCCCATAGGATCTCGTGGGAAAGGTACGAGCTACGCGTTTGTGTGGTCATTGCTGTCGCCTCCACCATTCCCTCCAGGATCACTACAATCTCGAAATCATCAGACTCGAGATCCACGCGGCTCATTCCCCACAGCGGGGAGTCCTCGTCGATTTCATGCACGATTACTAGCGGCGACACCAGGAAGAGGCGATCTGTACCGTCGTCGTAGCCCACGTTCAAATCCATCTGTTCCAGCGGGATGAACTCACCCTCCGCCGTCATGTAGGGGCGGATGAGCTGCGCGCGGACGTGGGCTTCAACAATGTGGCTCCGCCGAAGGTTCCCAACACGCCACATTAAACACAGCTTTCCATCTCGCAGTGCAATCACTGCATTATGCGAAAACATCAAGGTTTGGTTTCGCTTCTTCGGACGTGCCATTTTGGCCATAATGGTGCCAATCATGAAAGAGTCAATGATGCACCCAACGATGGATTGCACCACCACCGT
The sequence above is a segment of the Carassius carassius chromosome 9, fCarCar2.1, whole genome shotgun sequence genome. Coding sequences within it:
- the LOC132149686 gene encoding ATP-sensitive inward rectifier potassium channel 12-like, whose product is MGANRASRYSIVSPDEEGLKISTLGLYNGHCSGRLHSPGAEVGPNMASALMRTGYNGKISTSGQGQLRSRFVKKNGQCNVVFANMDDKPWRYLADIFTTCVDIRWRYLLMVFCSTFLLSWLVFGLIFYSISLVHGDFDKDRGSSGRPWKPCLLHVEGFVGAFLFSIETQTTIGYGWRCVTEECPVAILTVVVQSIVGCIIDSFMIGTIMAKMARPKKRNQTLMFSHNAVIALRDGKLCLMWRVGNLRRSHIVEAHVRAQLIRPYMTAEGEFIPLEQMDLNVGYDDGTDRLFLVSPLVIVHEIDEDSPLWGMSRVDLESDDFEIVVILEGMVEATAMTTQTRSSYLSHEILWGHRFEPVIFEDRDRYQVDYTHFHKTYEVRSTPTCSAKELSELTGHRSSGTSRSVTPSQTLLPPHSPSAFCYENEVALCCGEDDEDRKMFQDSATMTSGNNMLCVLDMDNQIGFDILQTAIPVHPMTYKSESEI